The Flavobacterium sp. 123 genome contains a region encoding:
- the surE gene encoding 5'/3'-nucleotidase SurE has translation MKGTRPVILVTNDDGVSAPGIRALIEVMSEIGDVVVVAPDKPQSAMGHAITINSTLYLNKISKDTDTITEYSCSGTPVDCVKLAVNEILKRKPDLCVSGINHGSNSSINVIYSGTMSAAVEAGIEGIPAIGFSLLDYDWNADFEAIKSFVKKISLEVLENGLPEGVILNVNFPKLKEKDIKGIKICRQAKALWVEKFDKRKTPQGKDYYWLAGEFVNEDKGEDTDEWALDNDYISVVPVQFDLTAYHSIKLLNNWKWNE, from the coding sequence ATGAAAGGAACTAGACCTGTAATATTAGTAACAAATGACGATGGTGTTTCAGCGCCAGGAATCCGAGCACTTATTGAAGTTATGTCAGAAATTGGAGACGTTGTCGTTGTTGCTCCTGACAAACCTCAAAGCGCTATGGGTCACGCCATTACTATTAATAGTACTTTGTATTTAAATAAAATTTCAAAAGATACCGATACCATTACAGAATACAGTTGCTCTGGAACACCCGTAGATTGTGTAAAACTTGCTGTAAATGAAATCCTGAAACGAAAGCCTGATTTATGTGTTTCAGGAATCAATCACGGATCTAATTCCTCTATAAATGTTATTTATTCCGGAACGATGAGTGCGGCTGTGGAAGCTGGAATTGAAGGAATTCCCGCTATTGGTTTTTCTTTATTGGATTATGATTGGAATGCAGATTTCGAGGCTATTAAATCCTTTGTCAAAAAAATCAGTTTGGAAGTTTTAGAAAACGGTTTGCCTGAAGGTGTTATTTTGAATGTTAACTTTCCAAAACTAAAAGAAAAAGACATTAAAGGAATAAAAATTTGCCGCCAAGCAAAAGCACTTTGGGTAGAAAAATTTGACAAACGAAAAACCCCACAAGGAAAAGATTATTACTGGCTAGCCGGTGAATTTGTAAACGAAGATAAAGGCGAAGATACGGATGAATGGGCATTAGATAATGATTATATTTCAGTAGTGCCCGTACAATTTGATTTAACTGCCTACCACAGTATTAAATTACTTAACAACTGGAAATGGAATGAATAA
- a CDS encoding carboxy terminal-processing peptidase, which translates to MNTIITYMKRNYKILLVVACLSLSLFAFKMNSGNQNTNDPEKDKLLLELLTFVIEKGHYNPAAIDDAFSKGVYKDYIQALDPSKRFFLQSDIDEFSKYETQLDDQLLNKDLTFFDLTYERLMKRMEESKVIYKEVLSKPFDYSVDETFNTDYEKAPYAKNTTELKDKWRKQIKLSTLSSLVDRMEMQDNKNKVVSKDTKETVAPSSQDVSLKEDFYDKTKSSTTVDTGKIKTFQELEKETRDSSSKSLDEYFGFIKDLDRNDWFSVYINSITARFDPHTNYLAPEEKERFDVSISGKLEGIGARLQKKNDFTEISELISGGPAWRGKQLESGDLIMKVAQGNKEPVDVVGMRLDDVVKKIKGPKGTEVRLTVKKVDGTITVISIIRDIVEIEETYAKSSIVDKDGLKYGVIYLPKFYIDFENKDGRDAGKDIAIEVERLKSAGVNGIVLDVRDDGGGSLSTVVDIAGLFIEQGPIVQIKSAGRKKEVLYDRDKKIEWDGPLVIMVNSFSASASEILAAAIQDYKRGIIIGSKQTYGKGTVQNVIDLNQFVRSSSMGDLGALKTTTQKFYRINGGSTQLEGVSSDIVMPDRYAYLKMGERDVDNAMPWDKIDPAEYGIWKNNANFNQAILNSKARIAQNSQFQLVEENAKWIDSRSDENTYSLNIDKFKIAQKEIEGKAKKYKPILDYKNSLKFTSLPYEQEAIVKDAALKEKRERWHESLSKDIYVEEALNVLDDLQPKGLVKKHVPAKLKKESLAKS; encoded by the coding sequence ATGAATACTATTATTACCTATATGAAAAGAAATTATAAAATACTCCTTGTAGTTGCCTGTCTTTCATTAAGCTTGTTTGCTTTTAAGATGAACTCGGGAAATCAAAATACAAATGACCCTGAAAAAGATAAATTGCTTTTGGAATTATTGACTTTTGTAATTGAAAAAGGGCATTACAATCCAGCAGCAATTGATGATGCTTTTTCAAAAGGAGTTTATAAAGATTATATTCAGGCTTTAGATCCTTCAAAACGTTTTTTCCTTCAGTCAGATATCGATGAATTTTCAAAATATGAAACGCAATTAGACGATCAGTTATTGAATAAAGATTTGACTTTTTTTGATCTTACTTATGAAAGATTAATGAAAAGAATGGAAGAAAGTAAAGTGATTTATAAAGAAGTCTTGAGTAAGCCTTTTGATTATTCAGTTGATGAAACTTTTAATACAGATTATGAGAAAGCACCTTATGCTAAAAACACAACTGAATTAAAAGATAAATGGCGTAAGCAAATTAAATTATCAACTCTTTCTTCATTAGTTGACCGCATGGAAATGCAAGACAATAAAAATAAAGTAGTTAGTAAGGATACGAAAGAAACAGTAGCGCCATCAAGTCAGGATGTTAGTCTTAAAGAAGATTTCTATGATAAAACTAAATCTAGTACTACTGTTGATACTGGAAAAATCAAGACTTTTCAAGAATTAGAAAAAGAAACAAGAGATAGTTCTTCAAAATCATTAGATGAATATTTTGGTTTTATAAAAGATTTAGATCGTAACGATTGGTTTTCAGTATACATTAATTCGATTACAGCACGTTTTGATCCGCACACAAATTACCTTGCACCAGAAGAAAAAGAACGTTTCGATGTGAGTATTAGTGGTAAATTAGAAGGAATTGGAGCGCGTCTTCAAAAGAAAAATGATTTTACTGAAATTTCTGAGTTGATTTCTGGGGGTCCGGCTTGGAGAGGAAAACAATTGGAATCAGGTGATTTAATTATGAAAGTGGCTCAAGGGAATAAAGAACCTGTGGATGTTGTAGGAATGCGCCTTGATGATGTTGTTAAAAAAATAAAAGGTCCTAAAGGTACCGAAGTTCGACTTACAGTTAAAAAAGTGGATGGTACTATTACGGTTATTTCAATCATAAGAGACATTGTTGAAATTGAAGAAACCTATGCTAAATCAAGTATTGTTGATAAAGACGGTTTGAAATATGGAGTGATTTATTTACCTAAATTTTATATCGATTTTGAAAACAAAGACGGAAGAGATGCTGGAAAAGATATCGCTATTGAAGTGGAACGCTTGAAAAGTGCGGGTGTAAATGGAATTGTATTAGATGTTAGAGATGATGGTGGAGGATCTCTATCGACGGTTGTTGATATTGCAGGATTATTTATTGAGCAAGGTCCAATTGTGCAAATTAAATCTGCTGGTAGAAAAAAAGAAGTATTATACGATAGAGATAAAAAAATAGAGTGGGATGGACCTTTAGTAATTATGGTAAATAGTTTTTCGGCATCAGCATCGGAGATTTTGGCAGCAGCCATTCAAGATTATAAAAGAGGAATCATCATTGGTAGTAAACAAACCTATGGTAAAGGAACGGTTCAAAATGTAATTGATTTGAATCAATTTGTAAGAAGCAGTTCTATGGGAGATTTAGGGGCGCTAAAAACCACTACTCAAAAATTTTATAGAATAAATGGAGGTTCAACTCAGCTCGAAGGTGTAAGTAGTGATATTGTTATGCCAGATAGATATGCTTATTTAAAAATGGGTGAACGTGATGTTGATAATGCAATGCCTTGGGATAAAATTGATCCTGCGGAATATGGGATTTGGAAAAACAATGCTAATTTCAACCAAGCAATACTGAATAGTAAAGCTAGAATTGCCCAAAACTCACAATTTCAATTAGTAGAAGAAAATGCAAAATGGATTGACAGTCGAAGCGATGAAAACACATACAGTCTAAATATTGATAAATTTAAAATTGCTCAGAAAGAAATTGAAGGCAAAGCAAAAAAATACAAACCTATTTTAGATTATAAAAACAGTTTGAAGTTCACTTCTTTGCCATATGAACAAGAAGCGATTGTTAAAGATGCTGCTTTGAAAGAAAAAAGAGAGCGTTGGCATGAATCATTATCTAAAGATATTTATGTTGAAGAAGCATTGAATGTTTTGGATGATTTACAGCCAAAAGGATTAGTTAAAAAACATGTTCCGGCTAAATTAAAAAAAGAGAGTTTAGCTAAGTCGTAA
- a CDS encoding DNA/RNA non-specific endonuclease encodes MKKSSLFYCIGLLISIVLLCSYTNCFDNESIVANNAPESKSYVDSFQKNSFNFLPSSTTNQIVKHDYYTLSYNEKYEQAEWVAYELKEEYLTNSNFKRPFFIQDPYVQTQSADWRNYKKSGYDKGHLCPAADMEFSLAAYNDTFFTSNISPQKHYFNGGIWSRLENKTRYWASKYKRIYVITGGVLESGLKTIGKEKVSVPNYFYKILLDDSRGEYKMIGFLVPAVSSKKPLYDFVVSVDKIEQMTGIDFFPKLNDKIENQLEKNSDYKSWSFDKF; translated from the coding sequence ATGAAAAAGAGTAGTTTGTTTTATTGTATAGGTCTTTTAATTAGTATTGTTCTTTTATGTTCTTATACAAATTGTTTTGATAATGAAAGTATTGTTGCTAATAATGCTCCAGAAAGCAAGTCTTATGTTGATTCATTTCAGAAGAATTCTTTTAATTTTTTGCCTTCTTCTACAACAAATCAAATTGTGAAGCATGATTATTATACGTTATCATATAATGAAAAATATGAACAAGCAGAATGGGTTGCCTATGAGTTGAAGGAAGAATATTTGACAAACAGTAATTTTAAAAGACCTTTTTTTATTCAAGATCCATACGTACAAACACAATCAGCGGATTGGCGAAACTATAAAAAATCAGGTTATGACAAGGGGCATCTTTGCCCAGCAGCGGATATGGAGTTTTCTCTAGCGGCATATAATGATACTTTTTTCACCTCTAATATTAGTCCACAAAAACATTATTTTAATGGAGGTATTTGGAGTAGATTAGAAAATAAGACTCGGTATTGGGCTAGTAAATACAAAAGAATTTATGTAATTACTGGAGGTGTTTTAGAATCAGGATTAAAAACCATTGGAAAAGAAAAGGTGTCTGTTCCTAATTATTTTTATAAGATTTTGCTTGATGATTCCAGAGGCGAATATAAAATGATTGGGTTTTTAGTACCAGCAGTTAGTAGCAAAAAACCATTGTATGATTTTGTTGTTTCTGTCGATAAAATCGAACAAATGACGGGAATTGATTTTTTTCCGAAACTAAACGATAAGATAGAAAATCAACTTGAAAAGAACAGTGATTATAAAAGCTGGAGTTTTGATAAATTTTAA
- the rodA gene encoding rod shape-determining protein RodA: protein MKNQSITSNIDWICVIIYSLLVLMGWLNIYSSSLSSMEGISDKQLIFIVLTIPLIFVVLYVDGKFYEKYATIIFGISLLSLLGLFAFGKTIAGQRCWYGFGSFTLQPSEFAKAATALALAKYLSDTQINLKDVNRQIQALAIVFLPVMLILPQPDPGSALIYSIFIIVLYREGLPSWYVWTGFITILLFVMTLLLQPQYVILIILLTLVIVHFKSRLADRNIVLSAILLVLMSGFVLSVNYVFEHVFKQHHRDRFNILLGKSVDMKGIGYNTNQSEIAIGSGGWFGKGFLEGTQTKGGFVPEQHTDYIFTTVGEEWGFLGSLFVIALFVVLFLRLIYLSERQKTKFSRVYGYCVAGILFIHFFVNIAMVVGIFPTIGVPLPFFSYGGSGLWGFTILLFIFLKMDANKVNEW, encoded by the coding sequence ATGAAAAATCAAAGTATAACGAGTAATATTGACTGGATATGTGTCATCATCTATAGCTTATTAGTGCTAATGGGATGGTTAAACATTTATTCCTCTTCTTTATCGTCTATGGAAGGAATTTCAGACAAACAACTTATATTCATTGTCTTAACTATTCCTTTGATTTTTGTTGTCCTTTATGTTGACGGAAAATTCTACGAAAAATATGCCACAATAATTTTCGGAATCTCATTGCTTTCCTTACTGGGATTATTTGCCTTTGGTAAAACAATTGCAGGACAACGTTGTTGGTATGGTTTTGGCAGCTTTACCCTTCAACCTTCTGAATTTGCAAAAGCGGCTACTGCATTGGCTTTAGCCAAATATTTAAGCGACACTCAAATCAATTTAAAGGATGTAAATAGACAGATACAAGCATTAGCTATCGTTTTTTTACCCGTGATGTTAATATTACCTCAACCTGACCCTGGAAGTGCATTAATATATAGTATCTTTATTATTGTTTTATATAGAGAAGGGCTACCGTCTTGGTATGTTTGGACTGGATTTATAACCATACTCCTATTTGTAATGACATTGCTTTTACAACCTCAATATGTAATTTTAATTATACTACTGACACTTGTAATTGTACATTTCAAATCAAGATTAGCTGATAGAAACATTGTTTTGAGCGCTATTCTTTTAGTTTTAATGTCTGGCTTTGTTTTATCAGTAAACTATGTTTTTGAGCATGTTTTCAAACAACATCACCGAGATCGTTTCAATATCTTATTAGGTAAATCTGTAGATATGAAAGGAATTGGATACAATACCAATCAGTCGGAAATAGCTATTGGATCTGGAGGATGGTTTGGAAAAGGATTTCTAGAAGGAACACAAACCAAAGGTGGTTTCGTACCAGAACAGCATACTGATTACATTTTTACAACCGTGGGCGAAGAGTGGGGATTCCTTGGTTCGCTCTTTGTAATTGCCTTATTTGTTGTTTTATTTCTTCGATTAATATATTTATCTGAAAGACAAAAAACTAAATTCAGTAGAGTTTATGGATATTGTGTAGCGGGTATTTTATTTATACACTTCTTTGTAAATATTGCTATGGTTGTAGGGATTTTTCCAACAATTGGGGTTCCTCTTCCATTTTTCTCTTATGGTGGATCTGGATTATGGGGCTTTACCATCTTGCTTTTCATCTTCCTAAAAATGGATGCTAATAAAGTAAATGAATGGTAA
- the mrdA gene encoding penicillin-binding protein 2 — MRKVLLPSLIIIAASLLVIRIFYLQIIDDSFKLKSDNNAIKIKYDYPERGYIYDRNGKLLVANQASYDIMVIPREVKNTDTLEFCTLLNITKEDFIKKMEKAKIYSPRLPSVFLPQLNKSEFAAFQEKIRKFEGFYFQKRSLRDYEVDFGANVFGFITQVNEKLVAKNPYYNSGDLIGKQGVEESYEEILRGIKGVKYLQKDKYNREIGSFKEGKYDTIAVQGEDINLTIDAELQKYGEELMINKRGGIVAIEPKTGEILSLVTAPSYDPSILVGRKRSKNYTQLYHDSIAKPLYDRGLLAEYAPGSPFKILTGLVALQEGVVDEQTTVFCHHGFSYARGRFMRCHCHGGALQLHRGIYESCNAYFGTAYMRTINKYVKPSYAVDVWSNHVKSFGLGQFMGYDLPTGRKGHIPDSKTYKKMYPNGGWRSTAIVSNAIGQGEVSMTPIQLANMMATVANEGYYYTPHIIKKIEGQKIDKKFTTKHVTTIDKKYFKPMISGLFDVYNLGTAYYLKVEGIDICGKTGTAENFAKINGVRTQLEDHSIFVAFAPKDNPKIAIAVMVENGGFGATIAGPIASLMIEKYLRHKITRTDLETRILNKSLQGEYAKLGGLSEIVKAQMRKKDSIEKSKIIAPKIKKDTTKQN; from the coding sequence ATGAGAAAAGTCTTGCTGCCTTCCTTAATTATTATCGCAGCATCATTGCTAGTGATACGGATATTTTATTTGCAAATTATCGATGATTCCTTCAAGTTAAAGTCAGACAATAATGCCATTAAAATAAAATATGACTATCCAGAGAGAGGGTATATCTATGACAGAAATGGCAAATTATTAGTAGCGAATCAAGCTTCTTATGATATCATGGTAATTCCCCGTGAAGTAAAGAATACAGATACATTAGAGTTCTGTACGCTATTAAATATTACAAAAGAAGACTTTATTAAAAAAATGGAAAAGGCTAAAATCTATAGCCCTAGATTACCTTCTGTTTTTTTACCACAATTAAATAAAAGTGAATTTGCCGCTTTTCAAGAAAAAATCAGAAAATTCGAAGGTTTCTATTTTCAAAAACGTTCTTTACGTGATTATGAAGTAGATTTTGGCGCAAATGTTTTTGGATTTATCACTCAAGTAAATGAAAAGTTAGTAGCCAAAAACCCTTATTATAACAGTGGCGACTTAATAGGAAAACAAGGTGTTGAAGAAAGCTACGAAGAAATTTTACGTGGAATAAAAGGGGTTAAATACCTCCAAAAAGACAAATACAATAGAGAAATAGGTTCTTTTAAAGAAGGAAAATACGATACTATTGCTGTGCAAGGAGAAGATATCAACCTTACTATTGATGCTGAACTTCAAAAATATGGTGAAGAATTAATGATTAATAAAAGAGGTGGAATTGTAGCTATTGAACCTAAAACTGGCGAAATTCTATCATTAGTTACCGCACCTTCTTACGATCCTTCCATTCTGGTTGGAAGAAAACGATCAAAAAATTACACACAACTATATCATGATTCGATTGCAAAACCACTTTATGACAGAGGTTTATTAGCCGAATATGCTCCTGGTTCTCCTTTCAAAATATTAACAGGTTTAGTTGCCCTTCAGGAAGGCGTGGTAGATGAGCAAACAACTGTATTTTGTCATCACGGGTTTAGTTATGCAAGAGGTAGATTTATGAGATGCCACTGTCATGGTGGAGCACTTCAATTACACAGAGGAATTTATGAATCTTGTAATGCTTATTTTGGCACTGCCTATATGAGAACTATAAACAAATATGTAAAACCCTCTTATGCAGTTGATGTTTGGAGTAATCATGTCAAAAGTTTTGGTTTAGGGCAATTTATGGGGTATGATTTACCTACTGGTAGAAAAGGGCATATTCCTGACTCAAAAACCTATAAAAAAATGTATCCAAATGGTGGATGGCGTAGCACAGCTATTGTTTCAAATGCTATTGGGCAAGGTGAGGTTTCAATGACTCCAATCCAACTTGCAAATATGATGGCTACGGTTGCTAATGAAGGATATTACTATACTCCTCACATCATAAAAAAGATTGAAGGACAAAAAATAGACAAAAAATTTACTACTAAACACGTTACAACTATAGATAAAAAGTATTTCAAACCTATGATTAGCGGTTTATTTGATGTTTATAATCTAGGAACTGCCTATTATTTAAAGGTGGAAGGTATTGATATTTGTGGAAAAACAGGAACCGCGGAAAACTTTGCTAAAATCAATGGAGTAAGAACGCAACTAGAGGATCATTCGATATTTGTTGCTTTTGCACCAAAAGACAATCCTAAAATAGCTATTGCTGTCATGGTTGAAAATGGTGGATTTGGAGCTACAATTGCAGGTCCAATTGCGAGTTTAATGATTGAGAAATACTTAAGACATAAAATTACAAGAACAGATTTAGAAACTAGAATTTTAAATAAAAGTTTACAAGGTGAGTATGCTAAACTAGGAGGTCTTTCAGAAATTGTGAAAGCACAAATGAGAAAAAAAGACTCAATAGAGAAAAGCAAAATAATAGCTCCGAAAATAAAAAAAGACACTACTAAACAAAATTAA
- a CDS encoding rod shape-determining protein MreD, whose product MNNALIVNIFRFILLLAIQIIVFNNMNFFGYISPFPYILFIILYPVNGNKSGLLVASFLLGLIMDMFSNSGGIHATSCLLLAYFRPFIFKFSFGLSYEYQTVKLNDVLTPERFSFIFVSVLIHHLILFVLEAFQFSFFLDVLLRTILSTLFTIILCIIIIYLIKPNKR is encoded by the coding sequence ATGAATAATGCTTTAATAGTTAATATCTTTCGATTTATCCTGTTGTTAGCAATACAAATTATTGTTTTTAACAATATGAATTTTTTTGGATACATAAGTCCATTTCCGTATATACTTTTCATCATATTATATCCTGTAAATGGAAACAAATCTGGTTTGTTAGTAGCCAGTTTCTTATTAGGACTAATTATGGACATGTTCAGTAATTCTGGCGGTATTCACGCAACATCATGCTTATTATTAGCTTATTTTAGACCCTTTATTTTTAAGTTTTCTTTTGGCCTTAGTTATGAATATCAAACTGTAAAATTAAATGATGTACTTACTCCTGAACGGTTTTCATTCATATTTGTTTCGGTTTTAATTCATCATCTTATTTTATTTGTTTTAGAAGCGTTCCAATTTAGTTTTTTCTTGGATGTACTTTTAAGAACAATTCTAAGTACACTCTTTACAATAATTCTTTGCATCATAATAATATACCTTATTAAGCCAAACAAAAGATGA
- the mreC gene encoding rod shape-determining protein MreC produces the protein MQQIFNFIFKNSNRLLFLLLLGISFTLTIQSHSFHRSKIISSANFLSGGVYEKVSNINEYLNLRTQNEALALENANLKSLLFNKKDTTQVKKLDSLKGVKPSDIIVSKVIHNSYNVYENYLTLNSGELQGVKPDMGVVNSLGIVGIIDNTSPHYSTVISILNKKSLINAKIKKSNHFGSLIWDGKSTGFVQLIDVPRLAAIRKGDTIVTGGQSVIFPENINIGTIEKIYTDNQTNFYTLDIKLFNDMTNLGHVYIIKSKDREELINLEKKEEDE, from the coding sequence ATGCAGCAAATATTTAATTTTATTTTTAAAAACAGTAATCGCTTACTGTTTTTGCTGCTTTTAGGTATTTCGTTTACCCTTACCATTCAGTCCCACTCTTTTCATAGAAGTAAAATAATTAGTTCTGCTAATTTTTTGAGTGGTGGTGTGTACGAAAAAGTGAGCAATATCAATGAATACTTGAATTTAAGAACTCAGAATGAAGCATTAGCTTTAGAAAATGCGAACTTAAAAAGTCTTTTATTTAATAAAAAAGACACTACACAGGTAAAAAAATTAGACAGTCTGAAAGGAGTAAAACCCTCTGATATTATTGTCTCAAAAGTAATTCACAATTCGTATAATGTTTATGAAAATTATTTAACCCTAAACTCTGGAGAATTACAAGGTGTAAAACCAGACATGGGAGTTGTAAACAGCTTAGGGATTGTTGGGATTATTGACAATACTTCTCCTCATTATTCAACAGTAATTAGTATTTTAAATAAAAAATCTCTAATCAATGCTAAGATCAAAAAATCAAATCATTTTGGATCTTTAATTTGGGATGGGAAAAGCACTGGTTTTGTCCAATTGATAGACGTTCCAAGATTAGCAGCCATCCGTAAAGGAGACACTATTGTAACTGGAGGTCAATCTGTAATATTTCCTGAAAATATAAACATTGGAACTATTGAAAAAATTTACACTGACAATCAAACTAATTTCTACACTTTAGACATAAAACTTTTTAATGACATGACTAATTTAGGTCATGTTTATATCATAAAAAGTAAAGATCGTGAAGAGCTAATCAATTTAGAAAAAAAGGAAGAAGATGAATAA
- a CDS encoding rod shape-determining protein — MGFFDFMTEDIAIDLGTANTLIIHNDKVVIDSPSIVARDRISGKIIAVGKEANMMQGKTHENIKTIRPLKDGVIADFDASEKMISMFIKSIPALKKRMFTPALRMVVCIPSGITEVEMRAVKESCERVNGKEVYLIHEPMAAAIGIGIDIMQPKGNMIVDIGGGTTEIAVIALGGIVCDKSVKIAGDVFTNDIVYYMRTQHNLFVGESTAEKIKIQIGAAIEDLETPPEDMSVQGRDLLTGKPKQVEVSYREIAKALDKSIQRIEDAVMETLSQTPPELAADIYNTGIYLAGGGSMLRGLDKRISQKTDLPVYIAEDPLRAVVRGTGMALKNIVKFKSILIK, encoded by the coding sequence ATGGGATTTTTTGATTTCATGACCGAGGATATTGCGATAGACCTTGGTACCGCTAACACTTTAATCATACATAATGACAAAGTTGTAATTGATAGCCCTTCGATAGTTGCCAGAGACAGAATCTCCGGAAAAATCATTGCTGTTGGTAAAGAAGCCAACATGATGCAGGGTAAAACACATGAAAACATTAAAACGATAAGACCGTTGAAAGATGGTGTAATTGCCGATTTTGATGCTTCCGAAAAGATGATTAGTATGTTTATAAAAAGCATACCTGCATTGAAAAAAAGAATGTTTACTCCCGCATTACGAATGGTTGTTTGTATTCCTTCAGGAATTACTGAAGTGGAAATGAGAGCCGTTAAAGAATCTTGTGAGAGAGTAAATGGTAAAGAAGTTTATTTGATACACGAACCTATGGCTGCGGCTATTGGTATTGGTATTGACATTATGCAACCTAAAGGAAACATGATTGTTGATATTGGTGGAGGAACAACTGAAATTGCCGTAATTGCCTTAGGTGGAATTGTATGTGACAAATCGGTAAAAATTGCTGGTGACGTATTTACAAATGACATTGTATATTACATGCGTACACAACACAACCTTTTTGTTGGAGAAAGTACTGCTGAAAAAATAAAAATACAAATTGGTGCAGCTATTGAAGATTTAGAAACTCCTCCAGAAGACATGTCTGTTCAAGGTAGAGATTTACTTACTGGTAAACCAAAACAAGTTGAAGTTTCTTATAGAGAAATTGCTAAAGCATTAGACAAATCTATTCAAAGAATTGAAGATGCTGTAATGGAAACTTTATCTCAAACACCTCCAGAATTAGCAGCGGATATCTACAATACAGGTATTTACCTTGCGGGTGGAGGATCTATGTTAAGAGGTCTTGATAAAAGAATTTCTCAAAAAACAGATTTACCTGTTTACATTGCTGAAGATCCATTGAGAGCAGTAGTTAGAGGAACTGGTATGGCACTTAAAAACATTGTAAAATTTAAAAGTATTTTGATTAAGTAA